One Streptomyces sp. NBC_01217 genomic region harbors:
- a CDS encoding beta-ketoacyl-[acyl-carrier-protein] synthase family protein, which translates to MTRRVVVTGVGVVAPGGIGAAAFWDLLANGRTATRGITLFDPAGFRSRIAAECDFDPAAHGLDADEIARSDRYVQFAMVAAREALGDAGLDPEKVDPWRMGVSLGTAVGGTTRLEHDYVAVSGSGARWDVDHRPAGPHLERAFSPSSLASAVAEQVGAHGPVQTVSTGCTSGLDAIGYAFHSIEEGRVDVCVAGASDSPITPITVACFDAIKATSANNDDAEHASRPFDSRRDGFVMGEGGAVLVLEEMEHARARGATVYCEIAGYATFGNAYHMTGLTPEGLEMAEAINQALGHARMDGSQIDYVNAHGSGTKQNDRHETAAVKRALGAHAYDVPMSSIKSMVGHSLGAIGAIEIAACVLALVHQTVPPTANYESPDPECDLDYVPRTARPMKLRNVLSVGSGFGGFQSAVALTRTGGRTP; encoded by the coding sequence ATGACCCGCCGCGTGGTGGTCACCGGTGTCGGCGTCGTGGCCCCCGGCGGCATCGGCGCAGCGGCCTTCTGGGACCTCCTCGCGAACGGCCGCACCGCGACCCGGGGCATCACGCTCTTCGACCCGGCCGGCTTCCGCTCCCGCATCGCCGCAGAGTGCGACTTCGACCCGGCGGCACACGGGCTGGACGCGGACGAGATCGCCAGGTCGGACCGGTACGTCCAGTTCGCGATGGTGGCCGCCAGAGAGGCCCTCGGTGACGCGGGCCTCGATCCGGAGAAGGTGGACCCCTGGCGGATGGGTGTGTCGCTGGGCACCGCGGTCGGCGGTACGACCCGGTTGGAGCACGACTACGTCGCCGTCAGCGGCAGCGGTGCCCGCTGGGACGTCGACCACCGGCCGGCCGGACCGCATCTGGAGCGGGCCTTCTCACCCAGCTCCCTCGCCTCGGCGGTGGCCGAACAGGTCGGTGCCCACGGCCCGGTGCAGACCGTCTCCACGGGCTGCACCTCCGGCCTCGACGCGATCGGGTACGCCTTCCACTCCATCGAGGAGGGCCGCGTCGACGTCTGCGTCGCCGGGGCGTCCGACTCACCGATCACCCCGATCACGGTGGCGTGCTTCGACGCGATCAAGGCCACATCGGCGAACAACGACGATGCCGAGCACGCCTCCCGGCCGTTCGACTCCCGCCGCGACGGCTTCGTCATGGGCGAGGGCGGAGCGGTGCTCGTGCTGGAGGAGATGGAGCACGCCCGGGCCCGCGGAGCGACCGTGTACTGCGAGATCGCGGGCTACGCCACCTTCGGGAACGCTTACCACATGACGGGGCTGACCCCCGAGGGGCTGGAGATGGCCGAGGCGATCAACCAGGCTCTCGGCCATGCCCGCATGGACGGTTCGCAGATCGACTACGTCAACGCGCACGGCTCCGGCACCAAGCAGAACGACCGGCACGAGACGGCCGCCGTGAAGCGGGCCCTGGGCGCGCACGCCTACGACGTACCGATGAGTTCGATCAAGTCGATGGTCGGCCATTCGCTGGGGGCGATCGGGGCCATAGAGATCGCCGCCTGCGTGCTCGCACTGGTCCACCAGACGGTGCCGCCGACGGCGAACTACGAGAGCCCGGACCCGGAGTGCGATCTCGACTATGTGCCGCGCACCGCACGTCCCATGAAGCTGCGCAACGTCCTCTCGGTCGGCAGCGGGTTCGGCGGCTTCCAGTCCGCGGTGGCCCTGACGAGAACAGGTGGGAGGACACCATGA
- a CDS encoding SRPBCC family protein, which yields MSGHTENEITIAAPLDLVWDVTNDLENWPRLFSEYAAVEIIERDGDSTTFRLTMHPDENDKVWSWVSERTVDRAGRTVRARRVEPGPFQHMNIRWKYSEVPGGTKLHWEQDFAMRPDAPVDDAWMTDNINRNSKVQMELIRDKIEQRARERRTASVSAG from the coding sequence GTGTCCGGACACACCGAGAACGAGATCACCATCGCCGCCCCCCTGGACCTCGTCTGGGACGTGACGAACGATCTGGAGAACTGGCCGCGGCTGTTCAGCGAGTACGCCGCGGTCGAGATCATCGAACGGGACGGTGACAGCACGACGTTCCGTCTGACCATGCACCCCGACGAGAACGACAAGGTCTGGAGCTGGGTCTCCGAGCGGACCGTCGACCGCGCCGGACGCACGGTCCGCGCCCGCCGTGTCGAGCCGGGCCCCTTCCAGCACATGAACATCCGGTGGAAGTACTCGGAGGTCCCCGGCGGCACGAAGCTGCACTGGGAGCAGGACTTCGCGATGCGGCCCGACGCACCCGTCGACGACGCGTGGATGACCGACAACATCAACCGCAACTCCAAGGTCCAGATGGAGCTCATCCGGGACAAGATCGAGCAGCGGGCGCGCGAGCGCCGTACCGCCTCGGTCTCAGCCGGCTGA
- a CDS encoding beta-ketoacyl synthase N-terminal-like domain-containing protein — MKTRRTRRTVVTGIGVVAPNGINTETFWKRTHEGISVLDRVTREGCEQLPLRVAGEVRGFEAVELIEERFIVQTDRFTHFAMAAADIALDDARLGRADYENAPFDVGVVTAAGSGGGEFGQRELQRLWGQGSTYVGPYQSIAWFYAASTGQISIRGGFKGPCAVVASDEAGGLDALAHAARSIHRGTEAVVVGAAEAPLAPYSVVCQLGYEDLSTSEDPARAYRPFTADACGFVPAEGGAMLVVEEEQSARRRGARVRAEVAGHAATFTGASRWEESREGLAQAIIGALREADCAPDEIDVVFADALGVPAADRAEALAIADALGAHGRRVPVTAPKTGIGRAYCGAPVLDAAAAVLSMENALIPPTPNVYDVCHDLDVVTGQARPAQLRTALVLSRGLMGSNAALVLRRPTDIQA; from the coding sequence ATGAAAACCCGCAGAACACGGCGCACCGTCGTCACCGGCATCGGTGTCGTCGCCCCCAACGGCATCAACACCGAGACCTTCTGGAAGAGGACGCACGAAGGGATCAGCGTTCTCGACCGGGTCACCCGCGAGGGGTGCGAGCAGCTGCCGCTGCGGGTCGCGGGCGAGGTGCGGGGCTTCGAGGCGGTCGAGCTGATCGAAGAGCGCTTCATCGTCCAGACCGACCGGTTCACACACTTCGCGATGGCCGCCGCGGACATCGCGCTGGACGACGCACGGCTCGGCCGTGCCGACTACGAGAACGCGCCCTTCGACGTCGGCGTGGTGACCGCTGCCGGGTCCGGCGGTGGCGAATTCGGCCAGCGTGAACTCCAACGGCTGTGGGGGCAGGGGTCCACCTATGTGGGCCCTTACCAGTCCATCGCCTGGTTCTACGCCGCCAGCACCGGCCAGATCTCGATCCGCGGCGGCTTCAAGGGGCCCTGCGCGGTCGTGGCCAGCGACGAGGCGGGCGGGCTGGATGCGCTGGCGCACGCGGCACGCTCGATCCACCGCGGCACCGAAGCGGTGGTGGTCGGCGCGGCCGAGGCACCGCTGGCGCCCTACTCGGTCGTCTGCCAGCTCGGGTACGAGGATCTGAGCACCAGCGAGGACCCCGCCCGTGCCTACCGGCCGTTCACCGCGGACGCCTGCGGATTCGTGCCGGCCGAGGGCGGCGCCATGCTGGTGGTCGAGGAGGAGCAGTCGGCGCGTCGGCGCGGGGCCCGGGTCCGGGCCGAAGTCGCCGGGCACGCCGCCACGTTCACCGGGGCGTCCCGGTGGGAAGAGTCCCGCGAGGGCCTCGCCCAGGCGATCATCGGCGCCCTGCGGGAGGCCGACTGCGCGCCGGACGAGATCGACGTCGTCTTCGCGGACGCCCTCGGCGTACCGGCGGCCGACCGTGCCGAGGCGCTGGCCATCGCGGACGCGCTCGGCGCGCACGGCCGACGGGTCCCGGTGACGGCGCCCAAGACCGGCATCGGGCGTGCCTACTGCGGTGCACCGGTGCTGGACGCGGCCGCGGCCGTGCTCTCCATGGAGAACGCGCTGATACCGCCGACCCCGAACGTCTACGACGTGTGCCACGACCTCGACGTGGTCACCGGCCAGGCGCGCCCCGCGCAACTGCGGACGGCGCTCGTGCTCAGCCGCGGGCTCATGGGCTCGAACGCGGCGCTGGTGCTGCGGCGCCCCACCGACATCCAAGCGTGA
- a CDS encoding TcmI family type II polyketide cyclase, with protein sequence MHHALIVARMAPGSAPDIAELFAESDSSELPHLVGVTRRKLFQFGDVYLHLIESERPPGPEIAKVTQHPAFKDISDKLTAYVSAYDPQTWRSPKDAMAHEFYRWERGATA encoded by the coding sequence ATGCACCACGCTCTGATCGTCGCCCGGATGGCACCGGGGTCGGCGCCGGACATCGCCGAGCTGTTCGCCGAGTCCGACAGCAGCGAACTGCCGCACCTCGTCGGTGTCACCAGGCGCAAGCTCTTCCAGTTCGGCGACGTCTATCTGCATCTGATCGAATCGGAGCGCCCGCCCGGCCCCGAGATCGCCAAGGTGACGCAGCACCCGGCGTTCAAGGACATCAGCGACAAGCTCACCGCCTATGTGAGCGCGTACGACCCGCAGACCTGGCGCAGCCCCAAGGACGCCATGGCCCACGAGTTCTACCGGTGGGAGCGCGGCGCCACCGCTTGA
- a CDS encoding cupin domain-containing protein — MTMHRPRIVDLSETQPNRRRGGDLRAMLTPTTVGATSGFMGLAIVQPGDRIGEHYHPYSEEFVYVVNGLLEVDLDGEPHRMRPDQGLLIPPHVRHRFRNVGDVEARMVFHLGPLAPRPELGHVDTEHTESAERVAPPERTEATS; from the coding sequence ATGACCATGCACCGGCCACGCATCGTGGACCTCAGCGAGACGCAGCCCAATCGCAGGCGCGGAGGCGACCTTCGCGCCATGCTCACGCCGACGACGGTGGGAGCCACCAGCGGCTTCATGGGGCTGGCCATCGTTCAGCCCGGCGACCGCATCGGCGAGCACTACCACCCGTACTCCGAGGAGTTCGTGTACGTCGTGAACGGTCTCCTGGAGGTGGATCTGGACGGCGAACCGCACCGGATGCGGCCCGACCAGGGCCTGCTGATCCCTCCCCATGTCCGCCACCGCTTCCGGAACGTGGGCGACGTCGAGGCACGCATGGTCTTCCACCTCGGCCCACTCGCCCCGCGCCCGGAACTCGGCCACGTCGACACGGAACACACGGAGTCCGCCGAGCGCGTCGCGCCGCCGGAACGAACGGAGGCCACCTCATGA
- a CDS encoding FAD-dependent monooxygenase, whose protein sequence is MNENVDIRVPVLIVGGSLVGLSASLFLGRLGIEHLLVEKHRSTSTHPRGRGNNVRTMEVFRTAGAEQGIREAASVLADNHGILQAGSLTGDDQEWLFKEIDPGGGLARFSPTGWCLCSQNDLEPVLVKLARKQGGDLRFSTEMQSFDQDPSGVDAALKNRETGEHISVRADYLIAADGPRSPIREQLRIDRTGPGDLFHNVSITFRSRQLADVLGDRRFIVCYLTNPAADGALLPVDNEKEWVFHAPWQPQLGETLEDFTDERCAEHIRTAVGAPGIDIEITGRAPWHAAERVAERYSSGRVFLAGDSAHEMSPTGAFGSNTGIQDAHNLAWKLAAVLKGEAGPGLLDTYEAERLPVAQATSARASARSSEHSHPGYAAAPGVGGGRQGGMLTVALGYRYVRGAVLGADPQQPVVPQGMQLNGQPGSRAPHLWVRQTGDRKSTLDLYEHTLVLLTDGRDTVWRQAAARVADRLSVRLQAYGIGPGADLEPENGADWAELHGTTSEGAVLVRPDGFVAWRSTGPVADAEATLQEVLTSVLHRA, encoded by the coding sequence ATGAACGAGAACGTCGACATTCGCGTACCGGTCCTCATCGTGGGCGGCTCCCTGGTGGGCCTGTCCGCCTCACTTTTCCTCGGCCGGCTCGGCATCGAGCATCTGCTGGTCGAAAAGCACCGATCCACCTCGACACATCCTCGCGGACGTGGCAACAACGTGCGCACGATGGAGGTGTTCCGCACGGCGGGTGCCGAGCAGGGCATCCGGGAGGCGGCTTCGGTCCTCGCCGACAACCACGGCATCCTCCAGGCCGGTTCGCTCACCGGGGACGACCAGGAGTGGCTGTTCAAGGAGATCGACCCGGGTGGCGGTCTCGCCCGCTTCAGCCCGACCGGCTGGTGCCTGTGCAGCCAGAACGACCTGGAGCCCGTTCTGGTGAAACTTGCCCGCAAGCAGGGCGGTGACCTGCGGTTCTCCACCGAGATGCAGAGCTTCGACCAGGACCCGTCAGGGGTGGACGCGGCACTCAAGAACCGGGAGACCGGCGAGCACATCAGTGTGCGTGCGGACTACCTCATCGCGGCGGACGGGCCGCGCAGCCCCATCCGTGAGCAGCTGCGCATCGACCGTACGGGGCCCGGCGATCTCTTCCACAACGTGAGCATCACCTTCCGCTCCCGGCAGCTCGCCGATGTGCTGGGCGACCGGCGCTTCATCGTCTGCTATCTGACCAACCCGGCTGCGGACGGCGCCCTGTTGCCGGTGGACAACGAGAAGGAGTGGGTGTTCCACGCGCCGTGGCAGCCCCAACTGGGCGAGACGCTGGAGGACTTCACCGACGAGCGGTGTGCCGAGCACATCCGCACGGCGGTCGGCGCGCCGGGCATCGACATCGAGATCACCGGAAGGGCCCCGTGGCATGCCGCGGAGCGGGTCGCCGAGCGGTACTCGTCCGGCAGGGTGTTCCTCGCCGGGGACTCGGCCCATGAGATGTCCCCCACCGGGGCGTTCGGTTCCAACACCGGTATTCAGGACGCGCACAACCTGGCCTGGAAGCTCGCCGCCGTGCTGAAGGGGGAGGCGGGCCCGGGTCTGCTGGACACCTACGAGGCGGAGCGGCTGCCGGTGGCGCAGGCGACGAGCGCGCGGGCCTCGGCGCGCTCCAGCGAGCACAGTCACCCCGGTTACGCGGCGGCGCCGGGCGTGGGCGGCGGGAGGCAGGGCGGCATGCTCACCGTGGCCCTGGGCTATCGCTATGTCCGCGGCGCGGTCCTGGGTGCCGATCCGCAGCAGCCGGTGGTGCCGCAGGGAATGCAGCTGAACGGTCAACCCGGCAGCCGGGCACCGCATCTGTGGGTCCGTCAGACCGGTGATCGCAAGTCCACCCTGGATCTGTACGAGCACACCCTCGTGCTGCTCACCGACGGCCGGGACACGGTGTGGCGGCAGGCGGCGGCGCGGGTCGCCGACCGGCTCTCGGTACGGCTCCAGGCGTACGGCATCGGTCCGGGCGCCGATCTGGAGCCGGAGAACGGGGCCGACTGGGCCGAACTCCACGGCACGACGTCCGAAGGCGCCGTGCTGGTGCGCCCCGACGGCTTCGTGGCCTGGCGCTCGACGGGTCCCGTGGCCGACGCCGAGGCCACCCTCCAGGAGGTCCTGACCTCCGTGCTGCACCGGGCCTGA
- a CDS encoding acyl carrier protein, translated as MTDRLTYTELAVLMKKGAGLTVDPLDMEKRPGSAFDEFGLDSLGLLGIVGVLENRHGRALPADADRCKTPQEFLDLVNTTLMTGA; from the coding sequence ATGACCGATCGACTGACCTACACGGAACTCGCCGTCCTGATGAAGAAGGGCGCCGGACTCACCGTCGACCCACTGGACATGGAGAAGCGCCCCGGGTCGGCCTTCGACGAGTTCGGCCTCGACTCGTTGGGCCTGCTCGGCATCGTGGGCGTGCTGGAGAACCGGCACGGCAGGGCGCTGCCGGCCGACGCCGACCGCTGCAAGACCCCCCAGGAATTCCTCGACCTCGTCAACACCACCCTCATGACTGGAGCCTGA
- a CDS encoding SchA/CurD-like domain-containing protein, with the protein MTITLSERISQSAFDGSRLRVVLLLDLYDGAQKQFLEAYEHLRNQVASVPGHISDQLCQSIENPSQWLITSEWESAPPFLAWVNSEEHVATVQPLHNCVRDTRSLRFSVLRETGKAFEMAPEAAKGRLQASPRLGDGVVRHALTFTVKQGTEDIVAKILADYESPKARVDDVTRLRRTSLFMHGNRVVRAVEVEGDLLAALRHVSRQPEVRAVEEAINPYLEQDRDLSDPDSARMFFTRAALPTVHHVTAGRHKAEDIRRHALFYQAKEGCGMALARLLAGHDEEAADDPASIIDSSTIFQRDDVVVRLLEAVGPIDAQPAQMVGIDGPGKVARLGRLLDGAAYAVPTTEQGIPRFLTESEMTLITDRRAMES; encoded by the coding sequence ATGACCATCACCCTCTCGGAACGGATCTCCCAGTCCGCCTTCGACGGTTCCAGGCTGCGTGTCGTGCTGCTGCTGGACCTGTACGACGGAGCCCAGAAGCAGTTCCTGGAGGCGTATGAGCACCTGCGCAATCAGGTGGCATCCGTCCCCGGTCACATCAGCGACCAGCTGTGCCAGTCCATCGAGAACCCCTCCCAGTGGCTGATCACCAGCGAGTGGGAGAGTGCCCCGCCGTTCCTCGCCTGGGTGAACAGCGAGGAGCACGTCGCAACCGTTCAGCCGCTGCACAACTGCGTACGCGACACCCGTTCGCTGCGCTTCAGCGTCCTGCGGGAGACCGGCAAGGCGTTCGAGATGGCGCCCGAGGCGGCCAAGGGCCGACTGCAGGCCTCGCCCCGTCTGGGCGACGGGGTGGTGCGCCACGCGCTCACCTTCACCGTCAAGCAGGGCACAGAGGACATCGTGGCGAAGATCCTGGCCGATTACGAGTCCCCGAAGGCGCGTGTCGATGATGTAACCCGACTGCGCCGCACGTCGCTCTTCATGCACGGAAACCGCGTCGTGCGGGCCGTCGAGGTCGAGGGCGACCTCCTGGCGGCCCTGCGGCATGTCTCCCGGCAGCCCGAGGTCCGGGCCGTCGAAGAGGCCATCAACCCCTATCTGGAGCAGGACCGGGACCTCAGCGACCCGGACTCCGCCCGGATGTTCTTCACCCGAGCGGCGCTCCCGACCGTCCACCACGTGACCGCGGGCCGGCACAAGGCCGAGGACATCCGCCGGCACGCGCTCTTCTACCAGGCCAAGGAGGGCTGCGGCATGGCACTCGCCCGGCTGCTCGCCGGCCACGACGAGGAGGCGGCCGACGACCCCGCGAGCATCATCGACAGCAGCACCATCTTCCAGCGCGACGACGTCGTCGTCCGCCTCCTCGAAGCGGTCGGACCGATCGACGCGCAGCCGGCCCAGATGGTCGGTATCGACGGCCCCGGCAAGGTGGCCAGGCTCGGACGCCTCCTCGACGGCGCCGCGTACGCCGTGCCCACCACCGAGCAGGGCATCCCGCGCTTCCTCACGGAGTCCGAGATGACCCTGATCACAGATCGGCGGGCCATGGAGTCCTGA